The nucleotide sequence TTTTTTTATCAAATTAAAGGAAAATCCATGCAAAAAAAGAAAATTTTGTTTTTAGGTGCAGGATATGCTACTTTATCGGCTATAAAAGCCTTACCTGATGAGTTTTTTGAAAAAGCACAAGTGAGTTTAATTAATAACAATTCTTATCATTATCATACTATTTTACTACACAAAGTAGCTTCAAATGAAGATATTTATAGCTCAAAATATGATCTTTTACCTTTATTAAATCCAAAAATTAACTTTATCCAAGATGAAGTTTTAAAAATTTCTAAAGACAAAGTTTTTACTAAAAATAATGAATTTGACTTTGATATTTTAGTATGTGGGCTTGGTTTTGCTAAAGAAACTTTTGGTATTAAAGGTATGCAAGAATATGCTTTGAGTATAGACAATTATGAAAATGCTTTAAAAATTAATGAAATTATATATGAGAAAATAAAAAATTATAAAACCGCCCAAAATGAAGATGATTTAAAAATCACAGTTTGTGGTGGGGGTTTAAGCGGGGTTGAATTTGTAGCTTCTTTAGCTAAAGAGCTTAAATTCTTTTGCCAAAAAGAGCAAATTGCTTATGAGAAATTAGAACTTTCTATTATTGAAGCTATGGATCAAATTTTACCTATGTTTGATAAAAGTTTGGCTTTAAAAGCAAAGCAAAGACTAGAAGCGCTTGGTGTGAAAGTATATGAAAAATCTAAAATCATAGAATGTGAAAAAAATGGTATAAGACTTGATGGGGGAGAATTTGTTAAAGCTAATACTATCATTTGGACTGCAGGGGTTAGAGGTAATAGTGTTATAGAAAATAGCTCAGATTTTCCAAGTGCAAGATCGCGTATAGAAGTAGATGCTTTTATGCATCCATTAAATGTTGAAAATGCGTCAAGATATTTTTTTATAGGTGATAATAGTTTATTTAAAAATCCTAAAACTAACACCCCTTATCCTCCAACAGCCCAGCTTGCATTAAGAGAAGGAGTTTATGTAGCTAAAGCTTTAATGGCTATGATTGATGAGAAAGATTTTAAACAAGAATTTTCTTTTGTGAGTGGAAATACCGTTTGTTCAATCGGAAATGATTATGCAGTTGGAACGGTTTTACATAAGCCAATTAGTGGTTTTTTGGCAATAAAACTTAAAATTTTTATAGAAAAACTATGGCAGTATCAGCTTATAGGGATAAAAGGATTTTTTAAATAAACATATAAGAATCATCATAAGCATGATTTAATCTAGCCTGAATACTCTCTTTCCATCCTTTTGCTAGGGTGGAAATTTTTTCTAATTTTTCTAAAGAATTTGAATTTTTAAAAGGATTAAAAAATAATTGATTTAACTCCATAATGCTTAAATTAGTTTCATCTTTTTGTAAAATTTTGATTTTGTCATTTTTGCCTATTATGCCTTCTTTTAAGACTCTATAATACCATCCAGTTCTTCCACTTTTGAAAACTTCTTGAGTGAAATTTAAGTGATTGTGTATGCTAGAAATTTTAAAACAAGGCTTGCGCGGTTGACTTACTTGCAAAATACAAGTACCTATCTCATGTATATCTCCACAACAAACATTATTTTCGTTTAAACCATCAATACTTAAATTCTCTCCCATTTCTCCAAAATTTAAGTATTTGTTTAAATAATTATTCCATAAAGTATAGTTTTGCACACTATTTGCAAAAACAACTTTTTCTAAATTTCCATGATGAATTTTATCAGCTATTTCATTATCAAGAATATAATCTGTATAAATTTGCAAAGAATTTAAATAAATATCCTTGATAAATGCTGAGTGAAATTTA is from Campylobacter sp. CNRCH_2014_0184h and encodes:
- a CDS encoding NAD(P)/FAD-dependent oxidoreductase — its product is MQKKKILFLGAGYATLSAIKALPDEFFEKAQVSLINNNSYHYHTILLHKVASNEDIYSSKYDLLPLLNPKINFIQDEVLKISKDKVFTKNNEFDFDILVCGLGFAKETFGIKGMQEYALSIDNYENALKINEIIYEKIKNYKTAQNEDDLKITVCGGGLSGVEFVASLAKELKFFCQKEQIAYEKLELSIIEAMDQILPMFDKSLALKAKQRLEALGVKVYEKSKIIECEKNGIRLDGGEFVKANTIIWTAGVRGNSVIENSSDFPSARSRIEVDAFMHPLNVENASRYFFIGDNSLFKNPKTNTPYPPTAQLALREGVYVAKALMAMIDEKDFKQEFSFVSGNTVCSIGNDYAVGTVLHKPISGFLAIKLKIFIEKLWQYQLIGIKGFFK
- a CDS encoding MOSC domain-containing protein yields the protein MSSIKSLQIGKIKNYNKFHSAFIKDIYLNSLQIYTDYILDNEIADKIHHGNLEKVVFANSVQNYTLWNNYLNKYLNFGEMGENLSIDGLNENNVCCGDIHEIGTCILQVSQPRKPCFKISSIHNHLNFTQEVFKSGRTGWYYRVLKEGIIGKNDKIKILQKDETNLSIMELNQLFFNPFKNSNSLEKLEKISTLAKGWKESIQARLNHAYDDSYMFI